One genomic window of Garra rufa chromosome 24, GarRuf1.0, whole genome shotgun sequence includes the following:
- the uba5 gene encoding ubiquitin-like modifier-activating enzyme 5: MATVEELKLRIRELENELIKSKQKQSDAEHHLRPKIDKMSAEVVDSNPYSRLMALKRMGIVQDYEKIRSFAVAVVGVGGVGSVTAEMLTRCGIGKLLLFDYDKVELANMNRLFFQPHQAGLSKVEAAELTLRNINPDVAFETHNYNITTMDNFTHFMDRISHGGLEEGKPVDLILSCVDNFEARMTINTACNELGQTWMESGVSENAVSGHIQLIIPGETACFACAPPLVVAANIDEKTLKRDGVCAASLPTTMGVVAGLLVQNVLKYLLGFGTVSYYLGYNAMQDFFPSMAMKANPQCDDRHCRRQQDEYKKKEAERPKQEVVQEEEEVVHEDNEWGIELVSEVSEAELQDASGPVPDLPEGITVAYTIPEKDGPSGETVEETDQSLEELMAQMKKM; encoded by the exons ATGGCCACCGTTGAGGAACTAAAGCTGCGAATCCGTGAGTTAGAAAATGAACTAATTAAATCCAAACAGAAGCAAAGTGATGCTGAACATCATCTCAGACCAAAGATAGACAAAATGAGTGCTGAAGTCGTAGACTCAAATCCATACAG TCGTCTGATGGCACTCAAAAGGATGGGCATAGTTCAAGATTATGAG AAAATCCGCTCGTTTGCTGTAGCAGTGGTGGGAGTTGGAGGAGTGGGGAGTGTCACTGCAGAAATGCTCACAAGATGTGGCATTGGTAAG TTGCTGCTGTTTGACTATGATAAGGTGGAGCTGGCCAACATGAACCGCCTTTTCTTCCAGCCACATCAGGCAGGGCTCAGTAAAGTTGAGGCTGCAGAACTTACTCTTAG GAACATTAATCCAGATGTTGCTTTTGAGACCCACAATTACAACATCACCACTATGGACAACTTCACGCATTTCATGGACCGCATTAG TCATGGAGGACTTGAGGAAGGGAAGCCTGTAGATTTGATCCTCAGTTGTGTTGATAACTTTGAGGCTCGTATGACCATTAATACA GCATGTAATGAGTTGGGTCAGACCTGGATGGAGTCGGGTGTCAGTGAGAATGCCGTGTCTGGACACATCCAGCTCATCATCCCTGGAGAAACTGCCTGTTTTGCT tGTGCACCTCCCCTCGTAGTGGCTGCGAATATCGACGAGAAGACACTGAAGAGAGACGGGGTGTGTGCAGCCAGCCTGCCAACCACAATGGGAGTGGTCGCTGGGCTTCTTGTGCAGAATGTCCTGAA GTATCTGTTGGGGTTTGGAACAGTGAGTTATTACCTGGGCTATAATGCCATGCAGGATTTCTTCCCAAGTATGGCAATGAAGGCCAACCCACAGTGTGACGACAGACACTGCAGGCGACAACAGGATGAGTACAAG AAAAAAGAAGCAGAGCGGCCGAAGCAGGAAGTGGTACAGGAAGAAGAGGAAGTGGTGCATGAGGACAATGAATGGG GCATTGAGCTGGTGTCAGAGGTGTCAGAGGCAGAGCTACAGGACGCATCAGGACCAGTACCAGATCTACCGGAGGGCATTACTGTAGCCTATACCATACCTGAGAAA GATGGACCATCAGGGGAGACAGTAGAGGAAACAGACCAGAGTTTAGAGGAGCTGATGGCTCAGATGAAAAAGATGTAA